A stretch of the bacterium genome encodes the following:
- a CDS encoding tetratricopeptide repeat protein, producing the protein MSFSEKHFSKLAAALTALFAFVRYTTFGQLEKTVLLKVPVLDSETYYLWGFSLATGHGHPDGPFWLGPGYPLFISWIFRLFGDHTPAVVVLAQMFLSCATFLIILLLTRKLFGATAALVAGVIGLLYSPWLYFDGMLLSASWILFLNSGMLYLLLVPGGMWEGEPKRLWVWGIAGALCALSAMARPSVLLFAALLLLYYVWQIRMRKVFAAPLVVFVLALLAVHLPISLRNATAGGSPVFVTASGGVNFYIGNRAGASGIYDELDFVGSFDAPTEAEGFRREASKRAGKILTLPQAANYWRDQALGNMTRNPLGWSRLAMKKLWWTIRNEEIANNFSFRATQLVVPMVDKLPLRWGLLLPLALAGVILNWHQRRKFAVFGLYTLGYLLTSLVFFASSEYRFPLMAIFIPLAGAALVGVVEAFRKKETVRVTIALAAYLALLLPANLPSAEASATVFPRVDFANLGQTALRGKLYSEAIASFSRALSIDPSNDDARLGLADALWATSNFDQAREEYERAGVPAPDDISGAPLDSLQMVISDIAASKGDSAALAYLDKEIPNIESLPVRDLWVTRAQLQARLPDYVSAYQSMSRAHELDPDNPEWLHWMGVFALRLDYPRLADSLWEEAVKRYPAYVPSRLALGFLAYEWGHFEDAVVQSRELDKIQIMNDSLRASAKLLDSLLRIQNW; encoded by the coding sequence ATGTCATTTTCGGAAAAGCACTTCAGCAAACTCGCCGCCGCACTAACGGCGCTTTTCGCGTTTGTCCGCTATACGACGTTCGGCCAGCTCGAGAAAACCGTGTTGTTGAAAGTTCCGGTGCTCGACAGCGAGACCTACTATTTGTGGGGGTTTTCGCTGGCGACCGGACACGGTCATCCGGATGGTCCGTTCTGGCTTGGACCGGGCTATCCGCTGTTCATCAGTTGGATCTTCCGTCTCTTCGGAGATCATACTCCCGCCGTGGTTGTGCTGGCGCAGATGTTCCTCTCGTGCGCGACGTTTCTGATTATCCTGCTGCTCACGCGGAAGCTCTTCGGAGCCACCGCCGCACTTGTCGCAGGAGTCATCGGTTTGCTCTACTCGCCGTGGCTTTACTTTGACGGGATGCTGCTTTCCGCGTCGTGGATTCTGTTTTTGAACAGCGGGATGCTCTATCTGCTGCTCGTGCCGGGAGGAATGTGGGAAGGTGAACCGAAGAGGTTGTGGGTGTGGGGAATTGCGGGAGCGTTGTGTGCGCTGTCGGCGATGGCACGGCCATCGGTGCTGCTGTTTGCCGCGTTACTGCTGTTGTACTACGTGTGGCAAATCCGCATGCGCAAGGTGTTCGCGGCGCCGCTGGTGGTGTTCGTGCTCGCGCTGCTGGCTGTGCATCTGCCGATTTCACTGCGCAATGCGACGGCTGGAGGTAGTCCGGTGTTCGTCACGGCGTCCGGCGGTGTAAATTTCTACATCGGCAATCGCGCGGGAGCTTCGGGAATCTATGACGAACTCGATTTCGTCGGTTCGTTCGATGCGCCGACTGAGGCAGAAGGTTTTCGGCGAGAGGCGAGCAAACGCGCGGGGAAGATTCTGACGCTGCCGCAGGCGGCAAATTACTGGCGCGATCAGGCGCTCGGCAATATGACGCGCAATCCGCTTGGTTGGTCGCGGCTGGCGATGAAAAAGTTATGGTGGACGATTCGTAATGAAGAGATTGCCAACAACTTTTCGTTTCGCGCGACGCAACTGGTCGTGCCGATGGTCGACAAATTGCCTCTCCGCTGGGGACTCTTGCTTCCGCTGGCACTGGCTGGTGTGATTCTCAATTGGCATCAGAGACGCAAGTTTGCCGTCTTCGGGCTTTACACGCTCGGTTATCTGCTCACGAGTCTGGTGTTTTTCGCTTCGTCGGAGTATCGTTTTCCGCTGATGGCGATCTTCATTCCGTTGGCAGGTGCGGCTCTGGTGGGAGTTGTGGAGGCGTTTCGGAAGAAAGAGACGGTGCGCGTGACGATTGCGTTAGCGGCTTATCTTGCGTTGCTCCTGCCTGCGAATCTTCCCTCGGCGGAAGCATCGGCGACGGTATTCCCGCGTGTGGATTTTGCGAATCTCGGACAGACCGCGCTGCGGGGCAAGCTGTATTCGGAAGCTATTGCGAGTTTTTCGCGCGCGCTTTCGATTGATCCGAGTAACGATGATGCACGGTTGGGATTGGCGGACGCGTTGTGGGCGACGAGCAATTTTGATCAGGCGCGCGAAGAATACGAGCGGGCGGGAGTTCCGGCGCCGGACGATATTTCCGGTGCGCCGCTGGATTCATTGCAGATGGTGATCAGTGACATTGCGGCGAGCAAGGGCGATTCGGCAGCGCTGGCTTATCTCGATAAGGAGATACCCAACATTGAAAGTTTGCCGGTGCGCGATTTGTGGGTGACGCGGGCGCAATTGCAGGCGCGCCTGCCGGATTATGTGTCGGCGTATCAGTCAATGTCGCGGGCGCACGAACTTGATCCGGACAATCCGGAGTGGCTGCATTGGATGGGGGTATTCGCGCTGCGGCTGGACTATCCGCGCTTGGCGGATTCGCTGTGGGAGGAGGCGGTCAAGCGGTATCCGGCATACGTGCCGTCACGGCTGGCGTTGGGATTTCTGGCGTATGAGTGGGGACATTTTGAAGATGCGGTAGTGCAGTCGCGCGAACTGGACAAGATTCAGATAATGAATGACTCATTACGTGCGAGTGCGAAGCTGCTGGACTCGTTGTTGCGCATTCAGAATTGGTAA
- the tadA gene encoding tRNA adenosine(34) deaminase TadA, protein MNSILESFGKPDHDRWMGAALAEAQAAAEKDEVPIGCVIVHNGVVIGRGHNLTETLQDPTAHAEMIAITAAAEALGSRRLLDCALYVTLEPCAMCAGAIVLSRIPYVVYGAADPKAGATDSLYNLLSDPRLNHRSHLVRNVRGAECSELLSAFFAKKREDKKLGHPDY, encoded by the coding sequence ATGAACAGCATCCTTGAGTCCTTTGGCAAGCCGGATCATGATCGCTGGATGGGGGCGGCGCTGGCGGAAGCGCAAGCAGCCGCCGAGAAAGACGAAGTCCCGATTGGCTGCGTCATAGTGCATAACGGGGTCGTGATCGGGCGGGGACATAACCTGACCGAAACCCTGCAGGACCCGACCGCGCACGCGGAAATGATAGCCATAACGGCGGCGGCTGAAGCACTCGGCAGCCGCCGTTTATTGGATTGTGCCCTCTATGTGACGTTGGAGCCGTGCGCGATGTGCGCGGGTGCCATCGTTCTGTCCCGGATTCCCTACGTTGTCTACGGCGCGGCGGACCCGAAAGCGGGCGCCACGGACAGTCTCTACAACCTGCTTTCCGATCCGCGACTTAATCATCGCAGTCACCTCGTGCGGAACGTGCGAGGCGCGGAATGCTCCGAACTTCTCTCTGCGTTTTTTGCAAAGAAGCGAGAAGACAAAAAGCTTGGCCACCCCGACTACTAA
- a CDS encoding cupin domain-containing protein: MNSAAKKSLATPDEVREFPLGKLELVQVGGVTIGRATFEPGWRWSTSLQPIAQTKSCEAPHFQYHVSGTLRVRMDDGTEFECKPGDVSLFPSGHDAWVVGDEPVVVVDWHGMVEYASKK; encoded by the coding sequence CTGAATTCCGCCGCTAAGAAGAGTCTCGCGACGCCCGATGAAGTGCGCGAGTTTCCCTTGGGAAAACTGGAATTAGTGCAAGTTGGCGGTGTTACAATTGGTCGGGCAACCTTTGAACCGGGATGGAGATGGTCGACATCCCTTCAGCCGATTGCTCAAACTAAGAGTTGCGAAGCGCCCCACTTCCAATATCACGTCTCGGGAACTCTCAGGGTTCGCATGGACGATGGAACGGAATTTGAGTGCAAACCGGGAGACGTTTCACTCTTTCCTTCTGGTCACGACGCATGGGTGGTCGGTGACGAACCCGTTGTGGTCGTGGATTGGCATGGAATGGTAGAGTACGCGTCGAAGAAATAG
- a CDS encoding T9SS type A sorting domain-containing protein, translated as MKSTTLILTLCAALAGAAFGQSFTEVTPNQFRNGHYSVVAWADVDGDGNVDLFLGSSFNTGSKLFLNDGRNWTDASSAYDVDEITRVRSARFVDFDADGRMDLFCLTGNADGAELYRLNSNLRYQRVVLNLEQLSDAGIRSATWCDADQDGSLDLLFSNRSSSSDGMVLLTQVAQEYAEQRAGDGPLMESNVAQISPVDFDQDGDLDYFITKLNGEASLWRYEGDSYRNLAIYTDLPSNGGQSGLTWADFNRDGNLDLFLCGSEENNCLFYQRTPNDPREVPWFENMSDAFELRSLTKYAHSAHAVDVNGDGWTDLYLSRSKGLGNVVLINLSGNGWRPWVGGNPLIEPGAGSFSSAWADFDNDGDLDCVMATGIGTVRLFRNNAVLNNEFFGLKLCGPGTCTTPVMDALVEVTFPTGKQWAATSMYASQPGVDGMTKFFYNTSSDHSEEYSVSVLWPNGIVTHYTQDQIHLWGVNELHMPTTVTPGSHGSAMSMVTRPEVSNYPNPFNPTTNIHFTLPEVADINLTVFNLLGQQVAALASGTFEAGSHSLVFDASSLTSGLYLVRLEAPNQSVVHRILLAK; from the coding sequence ATGAAGAGCACCACGTTAATCCTGACCCTGTGTGCGGCGCTTGCGGGAGCCGCGTTTGGTCAGAGCTTTACCGAAGTGACGCCCAATCAGTTTAGAAACGGGCACTACTCGGTCGTGGCTTGGGCGGATGTGGATGGTGACGGAAATGTAGATTTGTTCCTGGGAAGCTCGTTCAACACCGGAAGCAAGTTGTTCTTAAATGACGGGCGGAACTGGACCGACGCGTCGAGCGCATATGATGTTGACGAGATCACGCGTGTGCGCAGCGCCCGCTTCGTCGACTTCGATGCCGACGGACGGATGGATCTGTTTTGCTTGACCGGAAACGCGGATGGTGCGGAACTGTATCGTCTGAACAGCAATCTGCGCTACCAGCGAGTCGTATTGAACCTCGAGCAGCTGTCTGACGCGGGTATTCGCTCGGCGACGTGGTGCGACGCCGATCAGGACGGATCGCTCGACCTCTTGTTCAGCAATCGCTCGAGCAGTTCGGACGGAATGGTCCTGCTCACGCAAGTTGCGCAGGAGTATGCCGAACAGCGCGCCGGCGACGGACCGCTTATGGAATCCAATGTCGCGCAAATCAGTCCCGTGGACTTCGATCAGGACGGGGACCTCGATTACTTTATCACTAAGTTGAACGGCGAAGCCAGCCTCTGGCGATATGAGGGCGACTCGTATCGCAACCTCGCGATCTACACTGATCTTCCGAGCAACGGCGGCCAAAGCGGTTTGACGTGGGCGGACTTCAATCGGGACGGCAATCTGGATCTCTTTTTGTGCGGCTCCGAAGAGAACAACTGTCTCTTCTATCAGCGCACGCCAAACGACCCGCGTGAAGTTCCGTGGTTTGAGAACATGAGCGACGCATTCGAACTGCGCAGCCTCACAAAGTATGCACACAGCGCGCACGCTGTGGATGTAAACGGGGACGGCTGGACCGACCTGTATCTCTCGCGCAGCAAAGGACTCGGAAACGTCGTACTAATCAACCTCTCCGGTAACGGCTGGCGTCCGTGGGTGGGCGGCAATCCGTTGATTGAGCCGGGCGCAGGGTCGTTCTCTTCGGCGTGGGCGGACTTCGATAACGACGGGGACCTCGACTGTGTGATGGCTACGGGTATAGGCACCGTCAGACTGTTCCGCAACAATGCCGTATTGAACAATGAGTTCTTCGGTTTGAAGCTTTGCGGACCGGGAACGTGCACGACGCCGGTGATGGACGCTCTGGTTGAAGTGACCTTCCCGACCGGAAAGCAGTGGGCCGCGACTTCGATGTATGCGAGCCAGCCCGGTGTGGACGGCATGACGAAATTCTTCTATAACACTTCGAGTGATCACAGCGAAGAATACTCTGTCTCCGTGTTGTGGCCGAACGGTATTGTGACCCACTACACTCAGGATCAGATTCATCTGTGGGGCGTCAACGAACTGCACATGCCGACGACGGTGACGCCGGGTTCGCACGGTTCGGCGATGTCGATGGTCACGCGACCGGAAGTCTCGAACTATCCGAATCCGTTTAATCCTACGACCAATATCCATTTCACGCTGCCGGAAGTGGCAGACATCAATCTGACCGTTTTCAACCTACTGGGACAGCAAGTTGCGGCGCTGGCCAGCGGAACCTTCGAAGCCGGATCGCACTCCCTGGTCTTCGATGCGTCCTCGCTGACGTCCGGTCTGTATCTCGTGCGCTTGGAAGCACCGAATCAGTCGGTCGTGCATCGCATCCTGCTCGCGAAGTAG
- a CDS encoding tyrosine--tRNA ligase has translation MTLFEEFQWRGLIFDATAETAEAVKSPLVVYSGFDPTAKSLHVGSLVPLLQLRRCQFFGHTPIALAGGGTGMIGDPSGKSAERNLQTLEQISENMIGMEKQLRHFLDFDAKSNPARLVNNAEWLNKVTMVEFLREIGKNFSVNVMMQKESVRRRLESEDGISYTEFTYSLMQAYDYLMLFDRYQCTLQIGGSDQWGNITAGTDLIRRKRQGKAHALVFPLLTTASGQKFGKTEAGNVWLDAEMTSPYQFYQYWYNTDDRDVERNLKTFTFLPREQIAELAEATASSPEKREAQTVLAREVTLLVHGAAGVHSAERAAKVLFGGELDGLSAKDVLGIFADVPSHALERGALEQGRNVVDLVVDAGLFKSKGEARRMIEAGGVYVNNVRISDASHTVNAAQAIDGELLVLRKGKKEYLVVRSS, from the coding sequence GTGACGCTCTTCGAAGAATTTCAGTGGCGCGGGCTGATTTTCGACGCCACCGCGGAGACGGCGGAAGCGGTGAAATCGCCGTTGGTCGTGTATTCCGGTTTTGATCCGACGGCGAAGTCGCTGCACGTGGGAAGTCTGGTTCCGTTGCTGCAGCTGCGGCGCTGTCAATTTTTCGGTCACACTCCGATTGCGTTGGCGGGCGGCGGGACGGGAATGATCGGCGATCCGTCGGGGAAGTCGGCAGAGCGGAATCTGCAGACGCTTGAGCAGATCTCCGAGAACATGATCGGGATGGAGAAGCAGCTGCGGCACTTTCTCGATTTTGACGCGAAGAGCAATCCTGCGCGGCTTGTCAACAACGCCGAATGGCTGAACAAAGTCACGATGGTCGAATTTCTGCGCGAGATCGGGAAGAATTTTTCGGTCAACGTGATGATGCAGAAAGAATCCGTGCGGCGCAGACTGGAAAGCGAAGACGGAATCTCCTACACCGAGTTCACGTACAGTCTGATGCAGGCGTATGACTATCTGATGCTCTTCGACCGCTACCAGTGCACGCTGCAAATCGGAGGGAGCGATCAGTGGGGCAATATCACGGCGGGAACGGATCTGATCCGACGGAAGCGACAAGGCAAAGCGCACGCGCTGGTCTTTCCGCTGTTGACGACAGCCAGCGGACAGAAGTTCGGCAAGACTGAGGCGGGGAACGTGTGGCTGGACGCAGAGATGACGTCGCCGTATCAGTTCTATCAGTATTGGTATAACACCGACGACCGCGACGTGGAGCGCAATCTCAAGACGTTTACGTTCTTGCCGCGCGAGCAGATTGCGGAACTTGCGGAAGCGACGGCGAGTTCACCGGAGAAGCGTGAAGCGCAAACCGTGCTGGCACGCGAAGTAACGTTGCTGGTGCACGGCGCTGCGGGCGTGCACTCGGCGGAGCGCGCTGCAAAGGTGTTGTTCGGCGGTGAGCTGGACGGCCTGAGCGCGAAAGATGTGTTGGGGATTTTTGCGGATGTGCCGTCGCACGCACTGGAGCGTGGCGCTCTCGAACAGGGCAGGAACGTGGTGGATCTGGTGGTGGACGCGGGACTCTTCAAGTCGAAGGGCGAAGCGCGGCGGATGATCGAGGCGGGCGGGGTGTATGTCAACAACGTGCGGATCAGCGACGCCTCACACACTGTAAATGCTGCGCAGGCGATAGACGGGGAGCTGCTCGTGCTGCGCAAGGGGAAGAAGGAGTATCTCGTAGTAAGAAGTTCCTGA
- a CDS encoding DinB family protein yields the protein MTTDDLLAQLGFCHFCIITNLEEVTEAQALQEPKPSGNPVNYVLGHIVAYRTHVCKILEVKHPWNDAKFSVYDESWPKTDKAKLLSLAKLKADEEQTHAILKAGIENFAIDWDDLWPQRKEGSLQTYGRRVQFFLQHEAYHAGQLGSLRRSLGLPGKI from the coding sequence ATGACTACAGACGACTTGCTCGCTCAACTGGGATTCTGCCACTTCTGCATCATCACGAATCTTGAGGAGGTGACGGAAGCGCAAGCGTTGCAGGAACCGAAACCTTCCGGTAATCCAGTAAACTATGTGCTGGGGCACATCGTGGCTTATCGGACGCACGTATGCAAGATTCTGGAAGTGAAGCATCCGTGGAACGACGCGAAGTTTTCCGTTTATGACGAATCGTGGCCAAAGACAGACAAGGCAAAGCTCCTGAGTCTCGCGAAACTCAAAGCGGATGAAGAGCAGACTCACGCGATTCTAAAAGCAGGGATTGAGAATTTCGCAATCGACTGGGATGATCTGTGGCCGCAGCGCAAAGAAGGCAGTCTACAAACTTACGGTCGGCGCGTGCAATTCTTCTTACAGCACGAGGCGTATCACGCGGGACAGTTGGGAAGCCTGAGAAGATCGTTGGGTTTGCCGGGAAAGATTTAG
- a CDS encoding helix-turn-helix transcriptional regulator produces the protein MFKVHDQEFECYIEFTLRILRGKWKTLILWNLKDGTKRFGELRKQIDGCTQRMLIHQLRELERDGIIRREIFPQIPPRVEYSMTKCGESLKPILELACEWGVARAKELNGSESAVM, from the coding sequence ATGTTCAAAGTTCATGACCAAGAATTCGAATGCTACATTGAGTTTACATTACGAATTCTCAGAGGCAAATGGAAAACCTTGATTCTGTGGAATCTTAAAGATGGCACCAAGCGCTTCGGTGAACTGAGGAAACAGATCGACGGGTGCACTCAGAGAATGCTGATTCATCAGCTTCGGGAACTTGAAAGGGACGGGATAATCAGGCGGGAGATTTTCCCTCAGATTCCGCCGCGCGTGGAGTACTCAATGACAAAGTGCGGCGAATCTTTGAAACCAATTCTTGAACTTGCCTGCGAATGGGGAGTTGCAAGGGCAAAAGAGCTGAACGGAAGCGAAAGCGCTGTGATGTAA